The genomic stretch CGCGCAAGGCCGAGGTCTTCTCGACCGCCGCGGACGGGCAGACCTCCGTCGAGATCCACGTCCTCCAGGGCGAGCGGGAGATGGCGCGGGACAACAAGACGCTCGGCCGGTTCCACCTGGACGGGATCGCGCCGGCGCCGCGAGGCGTTCCCCAGATCGAGGTCGCCTTCGACATCGACGCGAACGGCATCGTCCACGTGTCGGCGAAGGACCTCGGCACCGGCCGCGAGCAGAAGATCACGATCACCGCCTCCTCGGGCCTGAGCAAGGATGAGGTCGACAAGCTCGTGCGCGAGGCCGAGTCGCACGCTGCAGAGGACAAGAAGCAGCGGGGCGACGTCGAGGCGCGGAACCGCGCCGACCAGCTCGTCTACCAGACCGAGAAGGACCTCGCCGACAACGGCGCCAAGGTCCCCGAGTCCGACCAGGCGGCGCTCAAGGAGGCGATCGCGGCGGCGAAGAAGGCGCTCGAATCCGGTGACGGCGCCGGCATCCAGAGCGCGGCCGACGCGCTCGATCGCGCGCGCCTGCGCTTCGGCGAGGCGGTCTACCGGACGGCGAGCGCAGCACCTCCCGGCGGTCAGGACGCCGGGGCGAAGGCCCAGGACGGGAAGAGCGACGACGTCATCGATGCGGAAGTCGTCGACTCGGACCGCGGTAAGAACTGACCGCGTGCGCCCCGCCTGCTAGACTCACGTCACCGGTCCGTCCGGCGGAGGTCTGGCGTGGCGTCATCCGAGTGGGACCCTTTGAAGGACCTCGCGGGGATCCAGGAGCGGATGAACAAGCTCTTCGAGAGCGCTCTCGCCCGCACGAACTTCGACGCCGAGGGCGGGGCGGGGGCCTGGACGCCGGTCGCGGACGTGTACGAGAGTGCCGAGCGGCTCGTCTTCTGCCTCGAGCTGCCGGGGCTCACCCAGAAGGAGATCGACGTCCGCCTCGAGGATGACGAGATGGTCGTCCAGGGCGAGCGGGCCATGGGCCGCGGCGGCTCGGGGGAGCAGTTCCACCGGGTCGAGCGGTCCTACGGGAAGTTCGTCCGGCGCTTCCGCCTTCCGTCCCATGTCGATCGCGATTCCGTCATCGCATCCTACGTCGACGGCGTTCTCACGATCTCGCTCACGAAGACCGAAGACGCCGGACGGCGGCCGATTCGGGTCTCCATCCGCTGACGCTGGTATACTGCGCCCGCGACCCGGGGAGTCGATGGAAGACGAACGCCAAGAAACCCGCGGTGGCGGCTCCGAATCCCTCAAGAAGTATCTCAAGGAGATCTCGCGGCTGCCCAGGATCACCGCCGAGGAGGAGCGAGTCCTCGGCGCGAAGATCCACAAGGGTGACCAGAAGGCCCTCCGCAAGCTCGTCGAGGCGAACCTCAGGTTCGTCGTCTCGTACGCGAAGCGCTATCGCGGCTGCGGGATGTCGTTCCTCGATCTGATCAACGAGGGGAACATCGGGCTGATCGAAGCGGCCAAGCGCTACGACCCGGGAAAGAACGTCAAGTTCATCACCTACGCGGTGTGGTGGGTGCGCCAGGCGATCATTCACGCGCTCTCCGACCAGAGCGGTGCGTTCCGACTCCCGCAGAAGCAGGCGAACCTGCTCTACCGGATCGGCAAGGCGCAATCCGCCTTGAGGAGCCAGCTCCAGCGCGCGCCGACGGCCCAGGAGGTCGCGGAGCGAATCGAGGCGACCCTGGAAGAGGTCACCGCCCTTCTTCAGGTGGCCGACGACAACATTTCCCTCTCCGCCGTCATCGACGAGGAGCACGAGTTCCATCTCTCCGACAAGCTCGAGCAGGAGACGATCCCGGCGGCGGACTTCGTCTTCCTCCGCCAGTCCCTGAGGCGCCACATCACGCAGGCGCTCGGCGAGCTCGACGACAAGGAAGAGCGGGTGCTGCGCCTCCGGTTCGGGCTCGACGGCTCGGATCCCAAGACCTTGAAGGAAATCGGCGAGATGATGAACCTCTCGCGCGAGCGCATCCGCCAGATCGAAGCCCAAGCCTTGGACAAGCTGCACCGCTCCCAGAAGTGCCAGCAGCTCCGGGGCTACCTCAACTGACGTGAGCGAACGCTGCGCCGATTGCGGGGGAACGGGCTTCACCATCCGCACCGACGAAGCCGGGATCGCCACGGCGGCGAGGTGCGCGTGCGCCTACCGTGAGCGCGGGACCCAGCTCCTGCGCGCCGCGCGGATCCCGCGCCGTTACGAGCTGTGCAGCTTCGACAACTTCGACCTCGTCGCGGACGAGCTCAAGGCGCCGCTCGGCACCGCGAAGGACTGGTTCGAGAGCTGGCCCGACCGTATCGAGCATGGGTTGCTGTTCCAGGGGCCTCCCGGCACCGGCAAGACCCATCTCGCCGTCGCGATCCTCCGAGATCTCGCCGAGCGGAAGGGCGCCCACGTTCATTTCGCCGAGCAGCGCGAGCTGCTCAAAGACCTCCAGTCGACGTTCGACGCGTCGGGGCGATCGGAGGCCGAGGTCCTGGCGCCGGTACTGGAGGCCGAAGTCCTGCTTCTGGACGATCTCGGTGCCGGGAGAACGACGCCGTGGGCTCAGGACGTCATGCACGACGTGCTCGCCCACCGCTACAACCGGCGCCTCCCGACCCTCATGACGACGAACCGCCCGATGGGCGACGAGGACGGCGTGGGCGAGGGGCTCTCGCTCAAGGACCGGCTCGGGGACGCCCTGATGTCCCGCCTCTACGAGATGTGTCTCATCGTTCCGGTCGTCGCGAAGGATTTCCGGCGCGAGGTCCGCCACGCGCAGCATCGATTCTGATCGAAAGGAACCGGATGCCCGACACCTACCGCCAGGTCACCTACGACGTGAAGGAACGCGTCGCCCGGATCACCGTGAACCGTCCGGAGAAGCTGAACGCGCTCAACCGCGAGACGACGCTTGAGATCGCCGCCGCAGCGCGGACCGCGATCGACGATCCCGCCGCCGGGGTCATCGTCGTCGGAGGCGCGGGGGAGAAGGCGTTCGTGGCGGGGGCCGACATCGCGGAGATGGCGACCTTGACCCCGCGGCAGGCGGAGGAGTTCGCGCACGATCTGAACCGTAGCTTCGAGACCCTCGAGCGCTCGCCGAAGCCGGTGATCGCGGCGGTGAACGGCTTCGCCCTCGGCGGCGGGTGCGAGCTGGCGATGGCGTGCCACGTGCGGATCGCGTCCGAGACCGCGAAGTTCGGTCAGCCGGAGGTCGGCCTCGGACTGATCCCGGGCGCCGGCGGGACGCAGCGCCTCCCGCGCCTCGTCGGGCGCGGACGCGCACTCGACCTCATCTTGACCGGCGACATGATCGACGCCGCGGAGGCGTACCGGATCGGGCTCGTCACGAAGGTCGTCCCCCAGGCCGACCTCGCGGGCACCGTCGCGGCGTATGCCGCGAAGCTCTTGGCGAAGGGCCCGCTCGCGCTCACCCGCGCGCTCGAGGCGGTCATCTCGGGAGGGGAGACGGCGCTTCCCGAGGGCCTGCGCCTCGAGGCCTCGCTCTTCGGCCTCGGATTCGCGACCGAGGACATGCGCGAGGGCACCCGCGCGTTCGTGGAGAAGCGGAAGCCGCAGTTCTCCGGGCGGTAGACGGTGCAGCGCATTCGCCTCCTCCGCGTCCTCCTGCCGATCTTCCTCATCGCCTTCATCATCGTGATCGGTCTCACGCTGCGCACCCGGCCGACGCGCACCGGGCTCCCGGCGGACCTCGCGAAGGACACGCGCGCGCACGCGGAGGGGTTCACCTTCAGCGATCTCGTCGCCGGCAAGCGGCGCCTCATGGTCCAGGCGAAGGTCGGACGGGTCGACAACGCGGGCCGGTTCGACGTGGAGGAGGTTCAGCGCGTCGAGATCGAGCGGGAGAACCAACCGCCCCTCATCCTCACCGCGGCGCGGGGCGCCGGGGCCGGCCCTCAGGGCAAGAGGACCATGCGCCTCGAGGGCGGCGTCACCGTCCACGACGACGACACGGGGCTCGATCTCGCGATCCCGACGGTCGAGATCGACCAGGTCACCGGTGTCGTGCGCTCCGTCGGCGACGTGACGATCACCGGCGCAGTCTGGAAGGGAAACGCCTCGGCGCTCATCTACAGCCTCACCGGACAGCCGGCGGAGATCATCGGCGTCCATGTCGTGGGAGTGGACGGCGCCGAGCTGTCCGCCCATCGCGCCGTCGTCGAGCCGAAGTCGCAGACGCTGACGCTCGACGGCGACGTCGACGCGAAGCAGGGAGGGATGACGCTCAAGGCTCCGATCGTCGTCCTGGTCCGGGGACCGAAGGGAAAGATCGAGAGCGCGACGGCCTCGTCCCAGGTGAGCGGCTCGATGACGTCGTCGACGAGCGGCGCGGGGACGTTCTCCGCCCGGGAAGCGCGCGCGAACTGGGCGCCGGACGGGAAGGTGCGCGCGGTCTCGCTCTCCGGCGGCGCCCACGTCCAGCACATCCGGGGTGAGATCCTCGCCGACCGCATCGACGCGCAGGCTCAAGACGACGGAGGCTGGGCGCTCGACGCGACGGGGCAGGCGGTCGTGACCGGCCCGACGCAGAAGGGGACCGGCAAGCTGACCGCGTCCACGGTTCGCGCGCACCTCGGCGGCGACGGCGAGATCAAGGACGGCGTCGCCACGGGCGACGTCACCTTCGACGGCGACGGGACGTCGGGCGAGGCTGCGCAGGCGACATTCTCCGGGCTCGGGTCCGAGGGCGAGGTCACGCTCCGCGGCGCACCGGAGCGGCGCGCGCGTCTCGCCAACGCCCGGACGCGCGTCGTCGCCGACTCGATCGAGAGCGACCTTAAGGGCACCAAGATGACGGCGGAAGGACGCGTCGAGTCGACGCTCCTGCCGGCCGCCAGCTCGGACAGGAGCGGGCCCCAGACGCCGATGTTCGCCACCGACGAGGCGGTCCATTTCGTCTCGACGTCGCTCGAGAGCACGAGCTCCGGCGCGCGTCTCCTCTTCCGCGGCGATGTCCGCGGATGGCAGGGCGACCGAACGCTCTCCGCCGACGAGGTCGAGATGATCCAGGAAGGTCAGATCCTGAACGCCACCGGCTCGGTCGTCACGCGCATGCCCCGGGTCGCGGGGAAGGCGGCGGGCGAAGCGGACTTCATCCAGGTCGTCGCCGACAAGCTCCGTTACGGCGGCACCGCGCACGCGGCGGAGTACAACGGGTCGGTGCGCGCGAGGCAGGTCGAGGGCTGGCTCGAGGCGCCGCGTCTCGTCGTCGCCCTCCTCGAGGGCGGACACGGCGTGCACGACGTCCAGGCCTACGACGGTGTCCGCTTCGAGTACCGCTCCCTCGGGGGCGACAAGGGCGCCGGCAAGGGCACGCCGACCCAGGCGACGGGAGAAGGGGATCGCGCGGTCTACGAGGCCGGCGAGCAGCTCCTTCGCCTCTTCGGAGACAAAGGGCCCGCGACCGTGCGCAACACCGGGCCGAGCGGCGGGACGACCGTGGGACGGGTGTTACGCTACCACCTCGATACGGGTGCCTTGGAAGTCGAGTCCGGTGAGCGTGACCGAGCGACCATCAAGACCCCCAAGAGCTGAGGCGAGGATGGCGGAGCGATCGAGCGCGAGCGTCCAGGACGCGGCGCGCGGTCTCGTCGGGGAGTCGCTGGACAAGTCCTACCGCGGGCGCCGCGTCGTCCAGGACGTGTCGGTGCGCATCGCGCCCGGCGAGGTCGTCGGCCTTCTGGGCCCGAACGGCGCCGGCAAGACGACCTCCTTCTATCTCATCCTCGGTCTCGTGCCCGCCGACGCAGGGAAGGTCGTCCTGGACGGCCGGGACATCACGAAGTCGCCGATGTATCAGCGCGCGCGGGAGGGGATCGGCTACCTGCCGCAGGAAGCCTCGGTCTTCCGGCGCCTCTCGGTGGAAGAGAACGTGCTCGCGGTGCTCGAGCTCCAGGGGCTCGACGCGGAGACCGCGCACGAGCGCGCGAGGACCCTGCTCCAGGAGTTCGGCCTCGCCCATGTGGCGCGCACTCCCGGTTACGCGCTGTCCGGCGGAGAAAGGCGCCGCGTCGAGATCGCGCGCGCGCTCGCACTCGAGCCGCGCTACATGCTGCTCGACGAGCCGTTCGCCGGAATCGACCCGATCGCCGTCGGCGAGCTGCAACGAATCGTGACGGGGCTGAAGTCGCGGGGCCTGGGCGTGCTGATCACCGATCACAATGTCCGCGAAACTTTGCAGATCGTGGATCGGGCCTATATTATCAGCCAGGGCCGAATCTTCCGACACGGAACGCCACAGGAACTCGCAGGCGATGCCGATGTGCGGCGGGTCTACCTGGGTGAGAATTTCAGGCTGAACTGATCCGCGCGCGAGGCGATCTGCTCGATGGCCCTCGAACAAAAACTCAATCTCAGGATGAGCCAACGGCTCATCATGACGCCTTCGCTGCAGCAGGCGATCAAGCTCCTCCAGATGTCGAAGCTCGAGCTCGTCGAGGAGATCCAGCAGGAGCTCAACGAGAACCCGGTCCTCGAGGAAGCCGCGGACGAGGCGCCTCCACCGGAGGTCCGCGAGCCCGAGCCCGCCCCCGCCGAATCGTCCGAGGCGGCGCCGGGTGAGGAAGCGGCCGAGCCGCAGACGACGCCCGAGCCGGAGAGCAAGGACCTTTTCGACGACATCGACTACGAGTCGTACTTCCAGGATGTCGAGGGAAGCTACACGCCGCGCGCCGCGGTCGAGACGGGGGAGGAGCTGCCCTCGTTCGAGAACACGCTCGCCGAGCGGCCCGGCCTCGCGGAGCACCTGACCTGGCAGCTCGACATGAGCGCCACTCCCGGCAGCATGAAGGACATCGGCCGCGCGATCATCGGCAACCTCAACGAGGACGGCTACCTGCGCGCGAGCCTCGAAGAGATCCAGCAGATGGGCGCCTACGACGCCGACGAGGTGCGCCAGACGCTGGCGCTGGTCCAGGGGTTCGACCCGCCGGGGGTCGCCTCGCGCGACCTCGTGGAATGCCTCACGATCCAGCTCCGCCATCTCGGCGAGGAGGGCTCGGTCGCCGAGACGATCGTCCTCCACCACATGGACAAGCTCCAGACCCGGCGCTACAAGGAGCTCGCCGAGATCCTCGCGCTCCCGCTCGACGACGTGCTCGCCGAGATCGAGATCATCAAGGGCCTCGACCCGCGCCCCGGGCAGAAGTACAGCGTCGAGAGCAGCCGGTACGTCGTCCCCGACGTCTACGTCGTGAAGATCGACGACGAGTACAACGTCATGCTCAACGAAGAGGGGCTGCCGCGCCTCAGGATCAGCCCGGTCTACCGGCGCATGGTCGAGCGCGGGGGCGGCGCCGACACACCGGCCGAGGCGAAGGACTACGTCCGCAACAAGCTGCGCTCGGCGTTCCGGCTCATCAAGAGCCTTGAGGAGCGTCAGCGGACGATCTTCAAGGTCGCGACCTCGATCGTGAAGCACCAGCGCGAGTTCCTCGACTTCGGCATCGAGCGCATGCGCCCGCTCGTGCTCAAGGACGTCGCCGACGACATCGGCATGCATGAGAGCACGGTGAGCCGGGTCGTCAACAACAAGTACATGCACACCCACCGCGGCCTGTACGAGATGCGCTTCTTCTTCCACAGCGGGATCGCGTCGGTTCACGGCGGCGAGAACGTCTCGTCGCTCACCGTCAAGGAACGGATCCGGAAGATCATCGCGGGGGAGGCTCAGGGACGGCCGCTGTCCGACGCCGCGATCGTCAAGGTGTTGCTCGGCGAAGGCCTGCAGATCGCACGGCGGACGGTCGCGAAGTATCGTGAGGAGCTGAAGATTCCGTCATCGAGCTCGCGCAAGTCCGGGCTCTCCTGAGGAGGGGTCGACGATGCGTGTCCACATCACCGGCCGGCAGGTCGAGGTGACGCCGGCGCTCCGGAAGTTCGCGGAAAGCAAGCTCAAGAAGGTCGAGAAGCTCCTGGACGGCCCGGCGGAGGCGCATGTCGTGCTCGCCGTCGAGAAGCACCGCCACCTCGCCGAGATCCAGGTCAAGTCGCGCCACGTGCTCCTCGCCGGAGCGCACGAGACCGAAGACCTCTACGCGTCGATCGGAGACGTCGTCCTCAAGCTCGAGCGGCAGGCGCTCAAGCACAAGGAGAAGCTGACGTCGAAGAAGAAACGCGAGGCGCGGCGGAGCGCCCCCGAGGCCGCACCGGTCGCGCCGGCCGCGGCACCCGCGCGGAAAAAACGGCCCGCGCCCCGGGTCGCGAGGAGCGAGCGC from Candidatus Polarisedimenticolaceae bacterium encodes the following:
- a CDS encoding RNA polymerase sigma factor RpoD/SigA; translated protein: MEDERQETRGGGSESLKKYLKEISRLPRITAEEERVLGAKIHKGDQKALRKLVEANLRFVVSYAKRYRGCGMSFLDLINEGNIGLIEAAKRYDPGKNVKFITYAVWWVRQAIIHALSDQSGAFRLPQKQANLLYRIGKAQSALRSQLQRAPTAQEVAERIEATLEEVTALLQVADDNISLSAVIDEEHEFHLSDKLEQETIPAADFVFLRQSLRRHITQALGELDDKEERVLRLRFGLDGSDPKTLKEIGEMMNLSRERIRQIEAQALDKLHRSQKCQQLRGYLN
- a CDS encoding Hsp20/alpha crystallin family protein, which codes for MASSEWDPLKDLAGIQERMNKLFESALARTNFDAEGGAGAWTPVADVYESAERLVFCLELPGLTQKEIDVRLEDDEMVVQGERAMGRGGSGEQFHRVERSYGKFVRRFRLPSHVDRDSVIASYVDGVLTISLTKTEDAGRRPIRVSIR
- the lptB gene encoding LPS export ABC transporter ATP-binding protein — its product is MAERSSASVQDAARGLVGESLDKSYRGRRVVQDVSVRIAPGEVVGLLGPNGAGKTTSFYLILGLVPADAGKVVLDGRDITKSPMYQRAREGIGYLPQEASVFRRLSVEENVLAVLELQGLDAETAHERARTLLQEFGLAHVARTPGYALSGGERRRVEIARALALEPRYMLLDEPFAGIDPIAVGELQRIVTGLKSRGLGVLITDHNVRETLQIVDRAYIISQGRIFRHGTPQELAGDADVRRVYLGENFRLN
- a CDS encoding ATP-binding protein codes for the protein MSERCADCGGTGFTIRTDEAGIATAARCACAYRERGTQLLRAARIPRRYELCSFDNFDLVADELKAPLGTAKDWFESWPDRIEHGLLFQGPPGTGKTHLAVAILRDLAERKGAHVHFAEQRELLKDLQSTFDASGRSEAEVLAPVLEAEVLLLDDLGAGRTTPWAQDVMHDVLAHRYNRRLPTLMTTNRPMGDEDGVGEGLSLKDRLGDALMSRLYEMCLIVPVVAKDFRREVRHAQHRF
- a CDS encoding LptA/OstA family protein; protein product: MQRIRLLRVLLPIFLIAFIIVIGLTLRTRPTRTGLPADLAKDTRAHAEGFTFSDLVAGKRRLMVQAKVGRVDNAGRFDVEEVQRVEIERENQPPLILTAARGAGAGPQGKRTMRLEGGVTVHDDDTGLDLAIPTVEIDQVTGVVRSVGDVTITGAVWKGNASALIYSLTGQPAEIIGVHVVGVDGAELSAHRAVVEPKSQTLTLDGDVDAKQGGMTLKAPIVVLVRGPKGKIESATASSQVSGSMTSSTSGAGTFSAREARANWAPDGKVRAVSLSGGAHVQHIRGEILADRIDAQAQDDGGWALDATGQAVVTGPTQKGTGKLTASTVRAHLGGDGEIKDGVATGDVTFDGDGTSGEAAQATFSGLGSEGEVTLRGAPERRARLANARTRVVADSIESDLKGTKMTAEGRVESTLLPAASSDRSGPQTPMFATDEAVHFVSTSLESTSSGARLLFRGDVRGWQGDRTLSADEVEMIQEGQILNATGSVVTRMPRVAGKAAGEADFIQVVADKLRYGGTAHAAEYNGSVRARQVEGWLEAPRLVVALLEGGHGVHDVQAYDGVRFEYRSLGGDKGAGKGTPTQATGEGDRAVYEAGEQLLRLFGDKGPATVRNTGPSGGTTVGRVLRYHLDTGALEVESGERDRATIKTPKS
- the rpoN gene encoding RNA polymerase factor sigma-54, translating into MALEQKLNLRMSQRLIMTPSLQQAIKLLQMSKLELVEEIQQELNENPVLEEAADEAPPPEVREPEPAPAESSEAAPGEEAAEPQTTPEPESKDLFDDIDYESYFQDVEGSYTPRAAVETGEELPSFENTLAERPGLAEHLTWQLDMSATPGSMKDIGRAIIGNLNEDGYLRASLEEIQQMGAYDADEVRQTLALVQGFDPPGVASRDLVECLTIQLRHLGEEGSVAETIVLHHMDKLQTRRYKELAEILALPLDDVLAEIEIIKGLDPRPGQKYSVESSRYVVPDVYVVKIDDEYNVMLNEEGLPRLRISPVYRRMVERGGGADTPAEAKDYVRNKLRSAFRLIKSLEERQRTIFKVATSIVKHQREFLDFGIERMRPLVLKDVADDIGMHESTVSRVVNNKYMHTHRGLYEMRFFFHSGIASVHGGENVSSLTVKERIRKIIAGEAQGRPLSDAAIVKVLLGEGLQIARRTVAKYREELKIPSSSSRKSGLS
- the raiA gene encoding ribosome-associated translation inhibitor RaiA; translated protein: MRVHITGRQVEVTPALRKFAESKLKKVEKLLDGPAEAHVVLAVEKHRHLAEIQVKSRHVLLAGAHETEDLYASIGDVVLKLERQALKHKEKLTSKKKREARRSAPEAAPVAPAAAPARKKRPAPRVARSERYRLKPLTAEDAVMELEANRSDLLVYRDAKTYRVNVVYRMKDGSFGLVDPEF
- a CDS encoding enoyl-CoA hydratase-related protein yields the protein MPDTYRQVTYDVKERVARITVNRPEKLNALNRETTLEIAAAARTAIDDPAAGVIVVGGAGEKAFVAGADIAEMATLTPRQAEEFAHDLNRSFETLERSPKPVIAAVNGFALGGGCELAMACHVRIASETAKFGQPEVGLGLIPGAGGTQRLPRLVGRGRALDLILTGDMIDAAEAYRIGLVTKVVPQADLAGTVAAYAAKLLAKGPLALTRALEAVISGGETALPEGLRLEASLFGLGFATEDMREGTRAFVEKRKPQFSGR